In Daucus carota subsp. sativus chromosome 4, DH1 v3.0, whole genome shotgun sequence, one DNA window encodes the following:
- the LOC108216731 gene encoding thaumatin-like protein 1, which yields MDRVLLKPCSTHVLYFILLVFYVANWSNVVSAATFTLINKCNYNVWPGILANAGTAKLDSTGFQLTPGDSRTFQAPPGWSGRFWGRTDCTFDANTGQGTCKTGDCGSNQMECNGAGANPPATLAEFTIGSDSGPSTQDFYDVSLVDGYNLAMIIEASGGSGACGSTGCITDLNRLCPNELKDGDGQACKSACEAFGSPEYCCSGEYGSPDTCKPSVYSQIFKSACPRSYSYAYDDATSTFTCTGADYIITFCPSSPSRKSSRDSSTMPMNTGTTSAGSGSGSGSGSQETPGSSWFPDFSIGDSSRTNSNLAMQFTLFTSLASFFLFISMF from the exons ATGGATCGAGTTTTATTGAAACCTTGTAGTACTCATGTTCTTTATTTCATCCTTTTAGTTTTTTATGTGGCAAACTGGTCGAATGTTGTATCAGCAGCTACATTTACTTTGATAAACAAGTGCAACTATAATGTATGGCCCGGAATATTAGCCAATGCAGGTACCGCGAAGCTAGACAGCACCGGGTTCCAGCTCACACCGGGCGATTCTCGAACATTCCAGGCTCCACCAGGCTGGTCCGGCCGGTTTTGGGGCCGAACCGACTGCACTTTCGACGCGAACACGGGCCAAGGAACCTGCAAAACAGGCGACTGCGGATCGAACCAGATGGAGTGCAATGGCGCAGGAGCGAACCCTCCCGCGACTCTAGCTGAGTTCACAATAGGCTCGGATTCTGGCCCAAGTACTCAGGACTTTTACGATGTTAGCCTAGTAGATGGCTACAATTTGGCGATGATTATTGAGGCCAGTGGCGGTTCAGGTGCTTGTGGATCAACCGGTTGCATAACTGATCTGAACCGGTTGTGTCCGAATGAGCTGAAAGACGGGGATGGACAAGCGTGCAAGAGTGCTTGTGAGGCGTTTGGGAGCCCGGAGTATTGTTGCAGTGGCGAGTATGGTTCTCCGGACACTTGTAAGCCGTCCGTGTACTCGCAGATCTTCAAGTCGGCGTGTCCGAGGTCTTATAGCTATGCTTATGACGATGCTACGAGTACTTTTACGTGTACGGGAGCGGATTATATCATCACATTCTGCCCTTCTTCGCCTAG TCGGAAATCTTCGAGAGATTCATCGACAATGCCAATGAATACAGGAACAACGTCAGCTGGTTcggggtcgggttcgggttcagGGTCACAAGAAACTCCAGGCAGTTCATGGTTTCCTGATTTTTCCATCGGAGATTCATCGAGGACTAATTCAAATTTAGCCATGCAATTTACGTTATTTACTTCCCTAGccagctttttcctttttatctCCATGTTTTGA